The following coding sequences lie in one Helicoverpa zea isolate HzStark_Cry1AcR chromosome 2, ilHelZeax1.1, whole genome shotgun sequence genomic window:
- the LOC124637457 gene encoding uncharacterized protein LOC124637457 has protein sequence MSLFVDLSQIKSSVTNLSEMVDKISSSVSKEKKPDERPKKDEILYRSSMYSSSIHKPTTLGFGVRFSSQEDVYQSLPMPSSRLRSHMSLPNLGKAENVFDKPSASRQDDRPKIVELDEDRLDKHKTTINLSSENLSDWILASINRRPHFDDVGDTHPMDFLENIQYYISELRMAEEKQLPFIISCLEGVPLMWARCFKSEFKDVETFYAAFEQEFWGPDRQKAVLYDMKLGKYDDSNPRVSMSEYFLHKVSNYRHLSPPPSDLEIVYSLAAHFPTAVELELRLAPKPTLREAYHVLRRREGEGSDFLPNYLYEMCEAFQRGQRPESARRGDGSSSSYNVEHEKKVPK, from the coding sequence ATGAGTTTGTTTGTCGATTTAAGTCAGATTAAATCTTCAGTAACAAACCTATCTGAGATGGTTGACAAGATATCTTCTTCTGTTTCTAAAGAAAAGAAACCAGATGAACGCCCAAAGAAAGACGAAATCCTGTACAGGAGTTCTATGTACAGCAGCTCCATTCACAAACCGACGACTTTAGGTTTCGGCGTGCGATTTTCCAGTCAAGAAGATGTATACCAAAGCCTGCCTATGCCTTCGTCTAGACTTCGGAGTCACATGTCTCTTCCGAATTTGGGTAAAGCTGAAAACGTGTTCGATAAACCTTCGGCGTCGCGCCAAGACGACAGGCCGAAGATAGTAGAGCTTGACGAAGATAGACTGGATAAACACAAAACGACCATTAATTTATCATCAGAAAATCTCAGTGATTGGATTCTTGCGTCCATTAACAGGAGACCACATTTCGATGACGTCGGAGACACTCACCCCATGgattttttagaaaatattcagTACTACATATCCGAATTAAGAATGGCAGAAGAAAAACAGTTGCCATTCATAATATCGTGTTTAGAAGGAGTACCACTCATGTGGGCACGGTGCTTCAAGAGCGAGTTCAAAGACGTAGAAACATTCTACGCGGCTTTTGAACAAGAATTCTGGGGCCCAGACAGACAAAAAGCAGTACTATATGACATGAAACTAGGAAAATACGATGATAGTAATCCAAGAGTCAGTATGTCAGAATACTTTCTGCATAAAGTATCGAACTACCGGCATTTATCGCCACCACCTTCGGATCTAGAGATAGTTTATTCGTTAGCAGCTCACTTTCCAACGGCCGTGGAGCTGGAGTTGCGCCTCGCACCGAAGCCGACGCTACGAGAAGCCTACCACGTGCTACGCCGTAGAGAGGGCGAAGGTTCAGATTTTTTACcaaattatttgtatgaaatGTGTGAGGCGTTTCAACGTGGTCAGAGGCCTGAATCCGCAAGACGTGGGGACGGGTCATCGTCCTCTTACAATGTAGAACACGAAAAGAAAGTACCGAAAtag